The DNA segment CCGGAGTGAAGCCGGAGCAGAAGGCGCAAATTGTACAGGAGCTGAAAGCCAAAGGCAAAACTGTGGCGATGGTCGGCGATGGCATCAACGATGCTCCGGCCCTGGCGGCGGCGGATCTGGGCGTCGCAATGGGCGGCGGCGCCGATATTGCCATCGAAAGCGCCGATGTGGCATTGATCAGCGCCGATTTGCACGGGCTCTTGCGCATGATTCAGGTCTCGCGCAAGACGATGAGTAATATTCGTCAGAATCTGTTTTGGGCGCTGGCTTACAACAGTCTGGGCATACCGATTGCTGCGGCCGGCTTGCTGGCGCCCTGGCTGGCCGGCGCGGCCATGGCCCTCAGCTCTGTTTCGGTGACGCTCAACGCGCTGCGTCTGCAACGACTGCGATTGCGCTAGAAGCCGGCAAAGCCAATCACCGCAGCAATACGACCTGAAGCGGCGAAGCGAAAATAGTTTGTACCTGAAAACATCGCATCGCCGGCAGCATTCAACGCTTGCCAGCGACACAGTGCGCTGCCCTGC comes from the Leptospirales bacterium genome and includes:
- a CDS encoding HAD-IC family P-type ATPase, coding for GVKPEQKAQIVQELKAKGKTVAMVGDGINDAPALAAADLGVAMGGGADIAIESADVALISADLHGLLRMIQVSRKTMSNIRQNLFWALAYNSLGIPIAAAGLLAPWLAGAAMALSSVSVTLNALRLQRLRLR